Proteins from a single region of Acidobacteriota bacterium:
- a CDS encoding caspase family protein has protein sequence MRRKIFYSLLIFLLLAQIGNGLAQQKGKPKTKPSKPQPQKQTPPPANPNVDAKPQAAKPPAGADDQWALIVGVSNYPGQIQKLGFPNKDARAIKDMLVKTANFRDDHIKLLTDDEQGAGQATKQNILAAIDQYLLPRVQANHQVIVFLAGHGIARGLGVQAKSYYLPVDVDASSKESLERTGLELGELSRHLSALKASQFTIFLDACREDPFPGRGIKGNTMTDVMTRGIRITAGENRPADLPPPTSIVFYACQVGERAYEDAKLEHGVFTYYILAGIQDLANKPDGRVEAGNLAAYLRENVRKWANDFQQTAKYEIDQTPTMVATDVRGTMVIFKIASLAKAVQPLTDKGIVNLVATPEDAKIAINGEALGSGNIQKELMQGQYTIRAERQGFQAVESKITVLPGVHQEVAITLKPVAANANYEKGVKFEAQGLMPQAVASYEMALQEDANSAPTYERLANVYLETGRFRDAVDLLSTATNKFADNVGLQARRVKALSIWARTLETQDQSTNARPDKAIKQKDARKEAVKTAETLTQKAPAQAEAQMALGYAYLIDEKDRQKAPQAFVRASTIAPNDAEAYFGVGFAYRLLKQYQQAVPQLNKALELRPDYYEAHRELAYCHHAMGNTDQAIHEYNVATGYRTETNNSGEMAGNHLALSALYVEKGQQVGGEEGKEIAAAGKGHETEARDYDPTLKYAMQVLKDSGVAYRMQSYLPSELRNVLNDSGVSLPGGVKLPFPKKKP, from the coding sequence ATGCGACGAAAAATTTTTTACTCTCTTTTAATATTCCTGTTACTGGCGCAAATCGGAAATGGTCTTGCGCAACAAAAAGGCAAACCGAAAACCAAACCATCAAAACCACAGCCGCAGAAGCAAACACCACCACCGGCAAATCCGAATGTAGACGCTAAACCACAAGCGGCAAAACCACCCGCTGGCGCTGATGACCAATGGGCGCTCATTGTCGGGGTAAGCAATTATCCCGGACAAATTCAAAAACTCGGATTTCCCAACAAAGATGCGCGCGCCATCAAAGACATGCTGGTCAAAACCGCGAATTTTCGCGATGACCATATCAAGTTACTCACCGATGACGAACAGGGAGCCGGTCAAGCTACGAAACAAAATATCCTTGCGGCAATTGACCAGTATTTATTGCCGCGTGTGCAAGCCAATCATCAGGTCATCGTCTTTTTAGCGGGACACGGCATTGCTCGCGGGCTTGGCGTACAAGCGAAAAGTTATTACCTGCCGGTTGATGTTGATGCCTCGAGCAAAGAATCGCTGGAACGCACGGGATTGGAACTTGGCGAATTATCGAGACACCTGAGCGCCTTGAAAGCTTCGCAATTCACCATCTTTTTGGATGCCTGTCGCGAAGACCCGTTTCCCGGTCGCGGCATCAAGGGCAACACCATGACCGATGTGATGACGCGCGGCATACGCATTACCGCAGGCGAAAATCGTCCGGCGGATTTGCCGCCGCCGACTTCGATTGTCTTTTATGCCTGTCAGGTCGGCGAACGCGCTTACGAAGACGCCAAACTCGAACACGGAGTTTTCACCTATTACATACTCGCGGGCATTCAAGACCTCGCCAATAAACCCGACGGGCGCGTCGAAGCCGGAAATCTTGCCGCCTATTTGCGCGAAAATGTTCGCAAATGGGCAAACGATTTTCAACAAACCGCCAAGTATGAAATTGACCAAACGCCAACTATGGTTGCGACAGATGTGCGCGGCACGATGGTGATTTTTAAAATCGCTTCGCTTGCCAAAGCGGTTCAACCGCTCACCGATAAAGGTATCGTCAATCTGGTTGCTACCCCTGAAGACGCGAAAATTGCCATCAATGGTGAAGCCTTGGGTTCGGGCAATATTCAAAAAGAACTGATGCAGGGACAATACACCATTCGCGCCGAACGTCAGGGCTTTCAAGCGGTCGAATCGAAAATCACCGTATTGCCCGGGGTTCACCAGGAGGTTGCGATTACTTTGAAACCGGTTGCCGCGAATGCCAATTATGAAAAAGGCGTGAAGTTTGAAGCGCAGGGGTTGATGCCGCAGGCGGTTGCTTCATACGAAATGGCGTTGCAGGAAGATGCCAATTCCGCCCCGACCTATGAACGATTGGCAAATGTTTATCTGGAAACCGGGCGTTTCCGCGATGCGGTGGATTTGCTTTCAACCGCGACCAATAAATTTGCCGATAATGTCGGATTGCAAGCGCGCCGCGTGAAAGCCTTGAGCATCTGGGCAAGGACATTGGAAACTCAGGATCAATCGACGAATGCGCGACCCGATAAAGCCATCAAGCAGAAAGACGCTCGCAAAGAGGCTGTAAAGACAGCCGAAACGCTCACCCAGAAAGCGCCAGCTCAAGCTGAAGCGCAAATGGCGCTCGGTTATGCCTATTTGATTGATGAGAAAGATCGCCAGAAAGCCCCACAGGCTTTCGTTCGCGCCTCAACGATTGCGCCCAATGATGCCGAAGCCTATTTCGGTGTCGGGTTCGCTTATCGTTTATTGAAGCAATATCAACAGGCGGTGCCGCAACTCAATAAAGCCCTTGAACTACGCCCGGATTATTACGAAGCGCATCGCGAGTTGGCTTATTGTCATCATGCGATGGGCAACACCGATCAGGCGATTCACGAATACAATGTCGCGACCGGCTATCGCACGGAGACCAATAATTCCGGCGAGATGGCGGGCAATCATTTGGCGCTTTCGGCGCTTTATGTTGAAAAGGGGCAGCAGGTCGGCGGCGAAGAAGGCAAAGAGATTGCCGCAGCCGGTAAAGGACATGAAACCGAAGCCCGCGATTATGACCCGACCTTGAAATATGCCATGCAGGTTTTGAAAGATAGCGGCGTGGCTTATCGCATGCAGAGTTATCTGCCATCGGAATTGCGTAACGTGTTAAACGATAGCGGCGTCAGTTTGCCGGGCGGCGTGAAATTGCCCTTCCCGAAAAAGAAACCGTAA
- a CDS encoding alpha/beta hydrolase: MPLITLKHSPLARRENPQLFYRETGEGLPLLFMHGGWGYGIYPFDKQIDALKNDYRILIPDRSGYGRSERIARMDWDFHRHAAEEMINFLDAQGIEKTFLWGHSDGSVIAVWMSLLQPERFYGIIFEAFHYYRVKPASRGFFETMMHDPMQLGERVVEVLQNEHGADYWLQLIEMNGNAWVEIADRAEHEKHDLYDGRLSEISNRALFIHGKQDPRTEADELAQVAKQLPHIPIRLIEDGKHSPHSERAAADETIQIAARFFQETLA; the protein is encoded by the coding sequence TTGCCATTGATAACGCTCAAGCATTCACCGCTTGCCAGACGCGAAAACCCGCAGCTTTTTTATCGTGAAACCGGCGAAGGCCTGCCTTTGCTGTTTATGCATGGTGGTTGGGGGTACGGCATTTACCCGTTCGATAAACAGATTGATGCGCTCAAAAACGATTATCGTATTTTGATACCAGACCGTTCAGGCTATGGGCGGTCTGAGCGCATCGCCAGGATGGATTGGGATTTTCATCGTCACGCGGCTGAGGAGATGATTAATTTTCTGGACGCGCAGGGCATTGAAAAAACTTTTCTCTGGGGGCATAGCGACGGGTCTGTGATTGCCGTCTGGATGTCGCTTCTGCAACCGGAACGTTTCTACGGCATCATCTTTGAAGCGTTTCATTATTACCGGGTGAAGCCTGCGTCACGCGGCTTTTTTGAAACCATGATGCATGACCCGATGCAACTCGGCGAACGGGTGGTTGAGGTTTTGCAAAACGAACACGGCGCAGATTACTGGTTGCAGTTGATTGAGATGAACGGCAATGCCTGGGTAGAAATTGCCGACCGCGCCGAACATGAAAAGCACGATTTATATGACGGCAGACTTTCGGAGATTAGCAATCGCGCTTTGTTTATTCACGGAAAACAAGACCCGCGCACCGAAGCCGATGAACTCGCGCAGGTGGCAAAACAATTGCCGCACATTCCGATTCGCCTTATCGAAGACGGCAAACACA